One window of Sinorhizobium fredii NGR234 genomic DNA carries:
- a CDS encoding transcriptional regulator, translated as MTDRIDQLGPLELRCLSLAARGRTRLDMMRETDIPMERIDQALETAIRKLKASNLAEAVFRAARLDLLS; from the coding sequence ATGACGGACAGGATCGACCAGCTCGGCCCTCTTGAACTGCGCTGCCTCTCGCTTGCAGCGCGTGGTCGGACCCGCTTGGATATGATGCGTGAAACCGACATTCCGATGGAACGGATCGATCAGGCTCTGGAAACGGCAATACGCAAGCTCAAGGCGAGCAATCTTGCCGAAGCCGTTTTCCGTGCTGCCAGGCTTGACCTTCTCTCATAG
- a CDS encoding LysR family transcriptional regulator — protein sequence MSLPLDSDLLRTFLAVAETGNLTRAADAVRRTQSAVSMQIKKLEDLLGFPLFERHSRGVVLTAEGRRLVDNARRIVALLDDTAAALRQPALRGSVRIGISEEYINSTLPKALGAFAAIHPSVEVTVQQGHSMSNLTSLEAGEIDIAVVFEPGGRTRNEVLMVDPTVWSTSDQHATHERRPVPIATYTHYEGGWCDDLAMRSLKKRGIASRVAYVSRTSSGLIAAVVSGLAIAPMSRSAIPAGCRELTEDDGFGVIDMSNVVLRTKPDHRSPTIDAMADAIRRAFRGTE from the coding sequence ATGTCCCTTCCGCTCGACAGCGACCTCCTCAGAACCTTCCTCGCAGTTGCCGAGACCGGCAACCTGACACGCGCTGCCGATGCGGTTCGACGCACGCAATCGGCCGTCAGCATGCAGATCAAGAAGCTCGAGGACCTGCTCGGCTTCCCGCTGTTCGAGCGTCATTCGCGCGGCGTCGTGCTGACCGCCGAGGGCCGGCGCCTCGTCGACAATGCGCGGCGGATCGTGGCGCTGCTCGACGACACCGCGGCGGCGCTGCGCCAGCCCGCTCTGCGGGGCTCCGTCCGCATCGGCATATCGGAGGAATACATCAACTCGACCCTGCCAAAAGCACTCGGCGCCTTCGCCGCAATCCACCCGAGCGTCGAGGTGACGGTGCAGCAGGGGCATTCGATGTCCAACCTGACATCGCTCGAAGCCGGCGAGATCGACATCGCCGTCGTCTTCGAGCCGGGCGGCCGGACCAGGAACGAAGTCCTGATGGTCGACCCTACGGTGTGGTCAACCTCCGACCAGCACGCCACGCATGAACGGCGACCGGTACCGATCGCCACCTACACCCACTATGAAGGCGGCTGGTGCGACGACCTGGCGATGCGCAGCCTGAAGAAGCGCGGCATAGCGAGCCGCGTCGCCTATGTCAGCCGCACCAGCAGCGGCCTGATCGCTGCGGTCGTCTCGGGTCTCGCCATCGCCCCGATGTCGCGCAGCGCCATACCCGCCGGCTGCCGCGAACTGACCGAAGACGACGGCTTCGGCGTCATCGACATGTCGAACGTCGTGTTGCGCACCAAGCCGGACCATCGCTCCCCGACGATCGACGCGATGGCCGACGCCATTCGCCGCGCCTTTCGGGGTACTGAGTGA
- a CDS encoding cell division protein ZapA, with protein MAQVTVTIDGKAYRMACEEGQEDHLSDLAARFDQYVGHLKAQFGEIGDLRLTVMAGIMVMDELSEVNRRLKNLEAEVGNLRNSRDTNLSDQARGEEALAAALTEVTAQIQDITAKLNGRPVAPAN; from the coding sequence ATGGCACAGGTGACGGTGACGATCGACGGCAAGGCCTACCGCATGGCCTGCGAGGAGGGGCAGGAGGATCACTTGAGCGACCTCGCCGCCCGGTTCGATCAATATGTCGGCCATCTGAAGGCACAGTTCGGCGAAATCGGCGACCTGCGGCTGACGGTGATGGCGGGCATCATGGTCATGGACGAGCTGAGCGAGGTCAATCGGCGGCTGAAGAACCTCGAGGCCGAGGTCGGCAACCTTAGGAACAGTCGAGACACAAACCTTTCCGACCAGGCGAGAGGCGAGGAGGCGCTTGCCGCGGCCTTGACGGAGGTCACGGCGCAGATCCAGGATATCACCGCCAAGCTCAACGGCCGCCCGGTCGCCCCGGCAAATTGA
- a CDS encoding DUF4164 domain-containing protein — translation MPAKTVNAAIEELRNAVQSLEIAIDGRFDKEKDVSEFEGEVRRVNTDRSRLAQELDQSQFRANRLEEVNREVSRRLVTAMETIRAVLDR, via the coding sequence ATGCCTGCAAAGACGGTCAATGCGGCGATCGAGGAATTGCGAAACGCGGTTCAGTCTCTTGAAATCGCGATCGACGGCCGCTTTGACAAGGAAAAGGACGTGAGCGAGTTCGAGGGCGAGGTGCGCCGGGTCAATACGGACCGGTCGCGGCTGGCGCAGGAACTCGACCAGTCGCAGTTCCGGGCCAATAGACTGGAAGAGGTCAATCGCGAAGTGTCCCGTCGTCTGGTGACGGCGATGGAAACCATTCGGGCAGTGCTGGATCGCTGA
- the tkt gene encoding transketolase, producing the protein MISREKHDRMANAIRFLSMDAVEKANSGHPGLPMGAADIATVLFTRYLSFDPKNPAWPNRDRFVLSAGHGSMLLYSLLYLTGYEDITIDEIRNFRQLGSKTAGHPEYGHAAGIETTTGPLGQGIANAVGMALAERKLRDEFGSDLIEHYTYVIAGDGCLMEGISQEAIALAGHLKLNKLIVFWDDNNISIDGPISIADSTDQHARFRASKWHTIAVDGHDPEAIAAAIEEAQKSDKPTMIACKTVIGFGAPNKAGTHKVHGSPLGAEEIAATRKALGWEAEAFTVPADVLDAWRLAGQRSAETRKAWEETLQTAEKKAEFVRRFSGELEAGLAPAISAYKQKLAETKPSPATRKASEDALEVINGVLNETIGGSADLTGSNNTKTSQTHSITPDNFSGRYVHYGVREHGMAAAMNGMALHGGVIPYSGGFLIFSDYCRPSIRLAALMGIRVIHVLTHDSIGLGEDGPTHQPVEHLAALRAIPNLLVFRPADATETAECWQLALESKKRPSAIALTRQNLMAVRTEYKEVNLCARGAYDLIPASDAKVTIFATGSEVEIAVKASQALTEKGISTRVVSVPCIELFAEQSDDYQQAVIGKSPVKIAIEAGVRQGWDHIIGSDGTFVGMSSFGASGPYKELYKHFGITPEAVVAAAEAKLS; encoded by the coding sequence ATGATCTCTCGCGAAAAACACGACCGGATGGCGAATGCAATCCGTTTCCTCTCCATGGACGCCGTCGAGAAGGCAAATTCCGGCCACCCAGGTCTCCCGATGGGCGCGGCCGACATAGCAACGGTCCTCTTCACTCGTTACCTCAGCTTCGACCCGAAGAACCCCGCCTGGCCGAACCGCGACCGCTTCGTGCTGTCGGCCGGCCACGGCTCGATGCTGCTCTATTCGCTGCTCTATTTGACCGGCTACGAAGACATCACCATCGACGAGATCAGGAATTTCCGCCAGCTCGGCTCGAAGACGGCGGGCCATCCGGAATACGGCCATGCCGCCGGCATCGAGACGACGACCGGCCCGCTCGGCCAGGGCATTGCCAACGCCGTCGGCATGGCGCTCGCCGAGCGCAAGCTGCGCGACGAGTTCGGCAGCGACCTGATCGAGCACTACACCTATGTGATCGCCGGCGACGGCTGCCTGATGGAAGGCATCAGCCAGGAGGCGATCGCGCTTGCCGGCCATCTGAAGCTCAACAAGCTCATCGTCTTCTGGGACGACAACAACATCTCGATCGACGGACCGATCTCGATCGCCGACTCGACCGACCAGCATGCCCGCTTCCGTGCCTCCAAATGGCACACCATCGCCGTCGACGGCCATGATCCGGAGGCGATCGCCGCCGCGATCGAGGAAGCGCAGAAGTCCGACAAGCCGACGATGATCGCCTGCAAGACCGTCATCGGCTTCGGCGCCCCGAACAAGGCCGGCACCCACAAGGTGCATGGCTCGCCGCTCGGCGCCGAGGAAATCGCCGCGACCCGCAAGGCGCTCGGCTGGGAAGCCGAGGCCTTCACCGTTCCGGCCGACGTGCTCGACGCCTGGCGTCTTGCCGGCCAACGCTCGGCGGAAACCCGCAAGGCATGGGAAGAAACCCTCCAAACTGCCGAGAAGAAGGCCGAATTCGTGCGCCGTTTCTCCGGCGAACTCGAGGCCGGCCTCGCCCCGGCAATCAGCGCCTACAAGCAGAAGCTCGCCGAGACGAAGCCGTCGCCGGCGACCCGCAAGGCTTCCGAGGATGCGCTGGAAGTCATCAACGGCGTACTCAACGAGACGATCGGCGGCTCGGCCGACCTGACCGGTTCCAACAACACCAAGACGAGCCAGACCCATTCGATCACGCCGGACAATTTCTCCGGCCGCTACGTCCACTACGGCGTCCGCGAGCACGGCATGGCCGCCGCCATGAACGGCATGGCGCTGCACGGCGGCGTGATCCCCTATTCCGGCGGCTTCCTGATCTTCTCGGACTATTGCCGTCCGTCGATCCGCCTCGCCGCCCTGATGGGCATCCGCGTCATTCACGTGCTCACCCACGACTCCATCGGTCTCGGCGAGGATGGTCCGACGCACCAGCCGGTCGAGCATCTGGCCGCCCTGCGCGCCATCCCCAACCTCCTGGTGTTCCGCCCGGCCGACGCGACCGAAACGGCCGAATGCTGGCAGCTGGCGCTTGAGAGCAAGAAGCGCCCGTCCGCCATCGCGCTGACGCGCCAGAACCTCATGGCGGTGCGCACCGAATACAAGGAAGTGAACCTCTGCGCCCGCGGCGCCTATGACCTGATCCCGGCGAGCGACGCCAAGGTGACGATCTTCGCCACCGGCTCGGAAGTCGAAATCGCCGTCAAGGCAAGCCAGGCGCTGACGGAGAAGGGCATCTCGACGCGTGTCGTTTCCGTGCCCTGCATCGAGCTTTTCGCCGAGCAGAGCGACGACTATCAGCAGGCGGTCATCGGCAAGTCGCCGGTCAAGATCGCCATCGAAGCCGGCGTCCGCCAGGGCTGGGACCATATCATCGGCAGCGACGGCACCTTCGTCGGCATGTCGAGCTTCGGTGCCTCCGGTCCCTACAAGGAGCTCTACAAGCACTTCGGCATCACGCCGGAAGCGGTTGTCGCGGCCGCCGAAGCCAAGCTGTCCTGA
- the gap gene encoding type I glyceraldehyde-3-phosphate dehydrogenase: MTVKVAINGFGRIGRNVLRAIVESGRTDIEVVAINDLGPVETNAHLLRFDSIHGRFPADVKVEGDTIVINNGKPIKVTAVRNPAELPHKDLGVDIAMECTGIFTARDKAAAHLEAGAKRVIVSAPADGADLTVVYGVNHDKLTKDHLVISNASCTTNCLAPVAKVLNDAIGIDHGMMTTIHSYTNDQPSLDQMHKDLYRARAAALSMIPTSTGAAKAVGLVLPELKGKLDGFAMRVPTPNVSVVDLKFVAKRDTTKEEINAAIKAAADGPLKGILGYTLAPNVSIDFNHDPHSSVFHMDQTKVMEGKFVSILTWYDNEWGFSNRMSDTAVALSKLI; the protein is encoded by the coding sequence ATGACAGTGAAAGTCGCCATCAACGGTTTCGGTCGCATCGGCCGCAACGTGCTTCGCGCCATCGTCGAATCCGGCCGCACGGATATCGAAGTCGTCGCGATCAACGACCTCGGCCCGGTCGAGACCAACGCCCACCTGCTGCGCTTCGATTCCATCCACGGCCGCTTCCCGGCCGACGTGAAGGTCGAAGGCGACACGATCGTCATCAACAATGGCAAGCCGATCAAGGTGACCGCCGTCCGCAATCCGGCTGAACTGCCGCACAAGGACCTCGGCGTCGACATCGCGATGGAATGCACCGGCATCTTCACCGCGCGCGACAAGGCAGCCGCCCATCTCGAAGCCGGCGCCAAGCGCGTCATCGTCTCGGCACCGGCCGACGGTGCCGACCTGACCGTCGTCTACGGCGTCAACCACGACAAGCTGACGAAGGATCACCTCGTCATCTCCAACGCATCCTGCACGACCAACTGCCTTGCACCGGTCGCCAAGGTGCTGAACGACGCCATCGGCATCGACCATGGCATGATGACGACGATTCACTCCTACACGAACGACCAGCCGTCGCTCGACCAGATGCACAAGGACCTCTACCGCGCCCGTGCTGCGGCGCTGTCGATGATCCCGACCTCGACCGGTGCAGCCAAGGCCGTCGGCCTCGTGCTGCCGGAGCTCAAGGGCAAGCTCGACGGCTTCGCCATGCGCGTGCCGACCCCGAACGTCTCGGTCGTCGACCTCAAGTTCGTCGCCAAGCGCGACACCACCAAGGAAGAGATCAACGCGGCGATCAAGGCAGCCGCCGACGGCCCGCTGAAGGGTATTCTCGGCTATACGCTCGCCCCGAATGTCTCGATCGACTTCAACCATGATCCGCATTCCTCGGTCTTCCACATGGACCAGACCAAGGTGATGGAAGGCAAGTTCGTGTCGATCCTCACCTGGTACGACAACGAATGGGGCTTCTCGAACCGCATGTCCGATACGGCGGTCGCCCTCAGCAAGCTCATCTAA
- a CDS encoding putative glycolipid-binding domain-containing protein → MFRALSSTTVRWRPLEGEGLEHLTIRPLDASVGAAIRAESVLIGERGGAPYGVRYRIDCDAGWRVTSFVIETTDARRLHLLSDGTGHWRTAEGVALPRFDGCIDIDLAGTPFTNTLPIRRMDLTRASGTAKLKMLYVPFDSFEPTVDGQHYTCLEDGKLYRYQAEDRSFTADLPVDEDGLVIDYPTLFQRLSLETN, encoded by the coding sequence ATGTTCCGGGCCCTTTCCTCAACGACGGTGCGCTGGCGTCCGCTCGAGGGGGAAGGGCTCGAACATCTGACGATCCGACCTCTCGATGCATCCGTCGGCGCGGCGATCCGCGCCGAAAGCGTTCTGATCGGCGAGCGCGGCGGGGCTCCCTACGGGGTCCGCTACCGCATCGATTGCGATGCCGGCTGGCGCGTCACGTCCTTCGTCATCGAGACGACGGACGCGCGCCGGCTACACCTTCTTTCCGACGGCACCGGCCATTGGCGCACGGCCGAGGGCGTCGCCCTCCCCCGCTTCGACGGCTGCATCGACATCGACCTCGCCGGCACGCCATTCACCAATACGCTGCCGATCCGCCGTATGGACCTCACGCGTGCGTCCGGCACCGCCAAACTCAAGATGCTCTACGTGCCGTTCGACAGCTTCGAGCCGACTGTCGACGGTCAGCACTACACCTGCCTCGAGGACGGCAAGCTCTATCGCTACCAGGCGGAGGACCGCAGCTTCACCGCTGACCTGCCGGTGGACGAGGACGGCCTCGTCATCGACTATCCCACCCTGTTTCAGAGACTATCACTGGAGACGAACTGA
- a CDS encoding phosphoglycerate kinase codes for MTFKTLDDLTDIAGKRVLVRVDLNVPVKDGQVTDTTRIERVAPTIRELSEKGAKIILLAHFGRPKGEPVADMSLKAIAPAVEEILDQRVHFAADCIGDKAANAIAEMNDGDVLLLENTRFHKGEEKNDPAFVTALAANGDLYVNDAFSAAHRAHASTEGLAQHLPAYAGRTMQAELEALEKGLGNPKRPVVAIVGGAKVSTKIDLLQNLVKKVDALVIGGGMANTFLAAQGVDVGKSLCEHDLAETAKSIIAAAAAAGCAIVLPEDGVVAREFKAGADNAVVDIKAIPADAMVLDVGPKSVAAINDWISRAETLVWNGPLGAFEIAPFDKATVAAAKHAAARTRQGSLVSVAGGGDTVAALNHAEVADDFTYVSTAGGAFLEWMEGKPLPGVDILHKQK; via the coding sequence ATGACTTTCAAGACCCTTGACGATCTGACCGACATCGCCGGCAAGCGCGTGCTGGTGCGCGTCGATCTCAACGTTCCGGTCAAGGACGGGCAGGTGACCGACACCACCCGCATCGAGCGCGTGGCGCCGACCATCCGCGAACTCTCCGAAAAGGGCGCCAAGATCATCCTGCTTGCCCATTTCGGCCGTCCGAAGGGCGAGCCGGTCGCCGATATGTCGCTGAAGGCGATCGCCCCTGCCGTCGAGGAAATCCTCGACCAACGTGTCCACTTCGCCGCCGACTGCATCGGCGACAAGGCCGCCAACGCGATTGCCGAGATGAATGACGGCGACGTGCTGCTGCTTGAAAACACCCGCTTCCACAAGGGCGAGGAAAAGAACGATCCGGCCTTCGTCACGGCACTGGCCGCCAATGGCGACCTCTATGTCAACGACGCCTTCTCGGCCGCGCATCGCGCCCATGCCTCGACCGAGGGTCTGGCGCAGCATCTCCCCGCCTATGCCGGCCGCACCATGCAAGCCGAACTCGAGGCACTCGAAAAGGGCCTCGGCAATCCGAAGCGGCCGGTCGTCGCGATCGTCGGCGGCGCCAAGGTGTCGACCAAGATCGACCTCCTGCAGAACCTCGTGAAGAAGGTCGACGCGTTGGTCATCGGCGGCGGCATGGCCAACACCTTCCTGGCCGCACAAGGCGTCGACGTCGGCAAGTCGCTCTGCGAGCACGATCTTGCCGAAACGGCAAAGTCGATCATCGCCGCGGCGGCCGCGGCCGGTTGCGCCATCGTGCTTCCGGAAGACGGCGTCGTTGCTCGCGAGTTCAAGGCCGGCGCCGACAACGCGGTCGTCGACATCAAGGCGATCCCGGCCGACGCCATGGTCCTCGACGTCGGGCCGAAATCCGTCGCCGCCATCAACGACTGGATCTCGCGTGCCGAGACGCTCGTCTGGAACGGTCCGCTCGGGGCCTTTGAAATCGCGCCCTTCGACAAGGCGACGGTGGCGGCGGCCAAGCACGCGGCCGCCCGGACCCGCCAAGGTTCGCTCGTCTCGGTCGCCGGCGGCGGCGATACGGTGGCCGCCCTCAACCACGCCGAGGTCGCCGACGATTTCACCTATGTCTCGACGGCCGGCGGCGCCTTCCTCGAATGGATGGAGGGTAAGCCGCTCCCGGGCGTCGATATCCTCCACAAACAGAAGTAA
- a CDS encoding class I fructose-bisphosphate aldolase — protein sequence MSERLEDIAVAMVANGRGLLAADESTATIKKRFDSIGLESTEDSRRDYREMLLRSDEAMRNYVSGVILYEETLFQKAADGTPLVDIIKSAGSIPGIKVDTGAKPLPHFPNETITEGLDGLAARLAKYYEAGARFAKWRGVIAISGTLPSFGAIKANAHALARYATLCQEAGIVPIVEPEVLMDGAPGDHSIDRSEEVTEWVLRTVFEELGDLRVKLEGMILKPSMVIDGKKTRKASVEEVAERTVKVLKRTVPAAVPGIAFLSGGQSTEEATAHLSAMNTVHDLPWKLTFSYGRALQQEALNAWNGKPENVAAGQRAFTHRAKMCSLAAKGSWKKDLEQAA from the coding sequence ATGAGCGAAAGACTGGAAGATATTGCGGTTGCCATGGTCGCCAACGGCCGGGGCCTGCTCGCTGCCGACGAGTCGACCGCAACGATCAAGAAGCGCTTCGACAGCATTGGGCTGGAGTCCACCGAGGACTCGCGCCGCGACTATCGCGAGATGCTGCTGCGCTCGGACGAAGCGATGCGCAACTATGTCTCCGGCGTCATCCTTTACGAGGAAACCCTGTTCCAGAAGGCGGCCGACGGCACGCCGCTCGTCGACATCATCAAGAGCGCCGGCTCGATCCCCGGCATCAAGGTCGACACCGGCGCCAAGCCGCTGCCGCATTTCCCCAATGAGACGATCACCGAGGGCCTCGACGGCCTCGCCGCCCGCCTCGCCAAATACTACGAAGCCGGTGCCCGCTTCGCCAAGTGGCGCGGTGTCATCGCCATCTCCGGCACCCTGCCGAGCTTCGGCGCAATCAAGGCCAACGCCCATGCTCTGGCCCGCTACGCGACGCTCTGCCAGGAGGCCGGGATCGTCCCGATCGTCGAGCCGGAAGTATTGATGGACGGCGCTCCGGGCGACCACTCGATCGATCGGTCCGAAGAAGTAACCGAATGGGTACTTCGCACCGTCTTCGAGGAACTCGGCGACCTGCGTGTGAAGCTCGAAGGCATGATCCTGAAGCCGAGCATGGTGATCGACGGCAAGAAGACCCGCAAGGCCTCGGTGGAAGAGGTGGCCGAGCGCACCGTCAAGGTGCTGAAGCGCACCGTGCCGGCCGCCGTGCCGGGCATCGCCTTCCTGTCCGGCGGCCAGTCGACGGAGGAGGCGACCGCGCATCTCTCCGCCATGAACACGGTCCACGACCTGCCCTGGAAGCTGACCTTCTCCTATGGCCGCGCCCTGCAGCAGGAAGCGCTCAACGCCTGGAACGGCAAGCCGGAGAACGTCGCCGCCGGCCAGCGCGCCTTCACCCATCGCGCCAAGATGTGCAGCCTCGCCGCCAAGGGAAGCTGGAAGAAGGATCTCGAGCAAGCCGCCTGA
- a CDS encoding PhzF family phenazine biosynthesis protein, whose translation MNTVSYVTVDVFTAERFAGNQLAVIPDARGLSDDEMQAIAAEFGYSESTFVLPPDDPANTARVRIFTPTAEIPFAGHPNVGTAFVLGRQQEIFGRKPGDTLRFEEKAGLVEVTLLRKDGTITGARIVAPRPLSVGPVIDAATVAACASLEPEDATERTHPPVRVSVGLAFAVAELKDVDALSKARPNVSAFHDADARYPLADDSFSLFLYARTPERPWQIRARMFAPLDNVIEDPATGSASAALGAYLVSLLPQADADIELAIEQGVEMGRRSLIDVAVRKKGGTVREVSVSGNCVAVMRGSIEA comes from the coding sequence ATGAACACTGTCTCCTATGTCACCGTCGACGTCTTCACCGCCGAGCGCTTTGCCGGCAACCAGCTTGCCGTCATCCCGGACGCACGGGGCTTGAGCGACGATGAGATGCAGGCGATTGCCGCCGAGTTCGGCTATTCGGAATCCACCTTCGTCCTGCCGCCCGACGATCCCGCGAACACCGCCCGCGTGCGCATCTTCACGCCGACCGCCGAAATTCCCTTTGCCGGACACCCGAATGTCGGCACCGCCTTCGTGCTCGGCCGGCAGCAGGAGATCTTCGGCAGGAAGCCGGGCGACACGTTGCGTTTCGAGGAGAAGGCGGGTCTGGTCGAGGTCACCCTCCTCAGGAAAGACGGCACCATCACCGGAGCGCGTATCGTCGCTCCCCGGCCGCTCAGCGTCGGACCCGTCATCGACGCTGCGACCGTCGCCGCCTGCGCCTCGCTCGAGCCGGAGGACGCAACCGAACGCACTCATCCGCCGGTCCGCGTGTCAGTCGGCCTCGCCTTTGCCGTTGCCGAACTCAAGGATGTCGATGCCCTGTCAAAGGCCCGGCCCAACGTCAGCGCCTTCCATGACGCGGATGCCCGCTACCCACTTGCCGACGACAGTTTCAGCCTGTTTCTCTATGCCCGCACGCCCGAGCGCCCCTGGCAGATCCGGGCCCGCATGTTCGCGCCGCTCGACAACGTCATCGAGGACCCGGCGACCGGTAGCGCCTCGGCGGCACTCGGCGCCTATCTGGTTTCGCTTCTGCCGCAGGCCGATGCCGATATTGAGCTTGCCATCGAGCAGGGCGTCGAGATGGGCCGCCGCAGCCTCATAGATGTCGCCGTCAGAAAGAAAGGCGGCACGGTCCGCGAGGTCAGCGTTTCGGGCAATTGCGTGGCGGTGATGCGCGGATCGATCGAAGCCTGA
- a CDS encoding TPR end-of-group domain-containing protein: MKIEALLERRLTAILAADVVGYSRLMGTDEAGTLATLKLHRRECLEPKIAEHKGRIVKLSADGMLIEFSSVVNAVACAAEIQRGMLARNEGLPRSRRVELRIGIHLGDVIVEEGDIFGDGVNVAARLEGLADPSGIAVSSSVRDQVGSRLDLGFVDKGEYSLKNIAPNIRVYTVALGDAAARQEPEASDATLETGYELSIGVLPFTNMSHDPEQEYFSDGITEDIITDLSKISRLHVVARNTVFTYKGKAVKVKQIAQELGVRFILEGSVRKVGERVRITGQLIDAHTGGHLWADRYDRDLTDIFAIQDEITHAIVDQLRIKLLPEEKKAIESDPTTSVEAYTYYLRGRQFSHTWTRPYLLLARRMFLKAVELDANYARAYAGIAECECAIRDWHEKDFPLESIFDMSAKALALDPNLAEAHASRGLALTHNGQTEEAGREFRQALALSPSLYEANLYYGRFLFAQGRFQEAVQFFKRAAEIRPDDYFSPIHLLNCYLSLGVDSERQRWARIGIERAKAALERHPENASPAHRGALALAHLGEGDRAKEWAARALAIDPDDIVAQYNAACVHSLLGENERALDLLEAVVPQSSSYHLLWFKQDSDLDPIRDHPRFRALLASMKDCTPETR; the protein is encoded by the coding sequence ATGAAAATCGAGGCTCTCTTGGAACGCCGCCTGACCGCCATTCTCGCTGCCGATGTCGTGGGCTACAGCCGTCTGATGGGAACCGACGAGGCGGGGACGCTGGCCACGCTGAAACTGCATCGACGCGAGTGCCTGGAGCCGAAGATCGCCGAACACAAGGGGCGCATCGTCAAGCTGTCCGCCGACGGCATGCTCATAGAATTCTCGAGCGTCGTGAATGCGGTTGCCTGCGCAGCTGAGATCCAGCGCGGCATGCTCGCCCGCAACGAGGGCCTGCCGAGGAGCAGGCGTGTCGAGCTCCGGATCGGCATCCATCTCGGCGACGTGATCGTGGAGGAAGGCGATATCTTCGGGGACGGCGTCAACGTTGCGGCCCGGCTCGAGGGGCTTGCCGATCCGTCCGGCATTGCGGTGTCCTCGTCGGTGCGCGATCAGGTCGGCTCAAGGCTCGATCTCGGCTTCGTCGACAAGGGCGAGTACAGCCTCAAGAACATCGCTCCGAACATCCGCGTCTATACGGTGGCGCTCGGCGATGCGGCTGCCCGGCAGGAGCCGGAGGCGTCTGACGCGACCCTCGAGACCGGCTACGAGCTGTCGATCGGCGTGCTGCCGTTCACAAATATGAGCCACGATCCCGAGCAGGAATATTTTTCCGACGGAATCACCGAGGACATCATCACCGACCTGTCGAAGATCTCGCGCCTGCATGTCGTCGCCCGCAACACCGTCTTCACCTATAAGGGCAAGGCGGTGAAGGTTAAGCAGATCGCCCAGGAACTCGGCGTCCGCTTCATCCTGGAAGGCAGCGTGCGCAAGGTGGGCGAACGCGTCCGCATCACCGGCCAGCTCATCGATGCGCACACCGGCGGACATCTATGGGCCGATCGCTACGATCGCGACCTCACCGACATCTTCGCCATTCAGGACGAGATCACCCATGCGATCGTCGACCAGCTGAGGATCAAGCTGCTGCCGGAGGAAAAAAAGGCGATCGAGAGCGATCCGACCACCTCCGTGGAGGCCTATACCTACTATCTGCGCGGTCGGCAGTTTTCGCATACCTGGACACGGCCCTACCTGCTGCTTGCGCGCCGGATGTTCCTGAAGGCCGTCGAGCTCGATGCGAATTATGCCCGCGCCTATGCAGGCATAGCCGAATGCGAATGTGCGATCCGGGATTGGCACGAAAAGGATTTTCCGCTCGAGAGCATATTCGACATGAGCGCCAAGGCGCTGGCCCTCGATCCGAATCTGGCGGAGGCGCATGCCTCCCGCGGACTGGCATTGACCCACAATGGCCAAACGGAGGAAGCCGGCCGCGAGTTCCGTCAGGCGCTGGCGCTGAGCCCTTCGCTCTATGAGGCGAATTTGTATTATGGCCGCTTCCTGTTTGCACAGGGTCGTTTTCAGGAGGCGGTGCAGTTCTTCAAACGCGCCGCCGAAATCCGGCCCGACGACTATTTCTCGCCGATTCATTTGTTGAACTGCTATCTCTCGCTCGGCGTGGACTCCGAGCGCCAGCGCTGGGCGCGGATCGGCATCGAGCGGGCGAAAGCCGCGCTGGAGCGGCACCCGGAAAACGCCAGCCCGGCCCATCGCGGTGCATTGGCGCTCGCGCATTTGGGCGAAGGCGACCGCGCCAAGGAATGGGCGGCGCGAGCGCTGGCGATCGATCCGGACGATATCGTCGCCCAATACAACGCGGCCTGTGTCCATTCCTTGTTGGGGGAGAACGAGCGTGCGCTCGATCTCCTCGAAGCCGTCGTCCCGCAGAGCTCCAGCTATCACCTCCTCTGGTTCAAGCAGGACTCCGATCTGGATCCGATTCGCGATCATCCCCGATTTCGGGCGCTTCTCGCGTCGATGAAGGATTGCACGCCCGAGACGCGCTGA